In one Streptomyces sp. T12 genomic region, the following are encoded:
- a CDS encoding sigma-70 family RNA polymerase sigma factor: MEADELLVLVAGGDQKAFEELYGLVSGPVYGLVRRVVRDPAQSEEVAQEVLLELWRSAAKFDPGRGSALSWILTLAHRRAVDRVRSARAAGEREQREALRANQPAFDHVAEEVEAGLEREWVRRCLDRLTALQRQSVTLAYYDGYTYREVAERLSLPLGTVKTRMRDGLTQLRKCLGGAA; the protein is encoded by the coding sequence TTGGAGGCGGACGAACTGCTGGTGCTCGTGGCGGGCGGTGACCAGAAGGCGTTCGAGGAGCTGTACGGGCTGGTCTCCGGGCCGGTGTACGGGCTCGTGCGGCGGGTGGTGCGCGACCCCGCCCAGTCCGAGGAGGTGGCCCAGGAAGTGCTGCTCGAACTGTGGCGGTCCGCCGCGAAGTTCGACCCCGGCCGGGGCAGCGCCCTGTCCTGGATCCTCACCCTCGCCCACCGCCGAGCCGTCGACCGGGTGCGCAGCGCCCGCGCGGCCGGCGAGCGCGAGCAGCGTGAGGCACTGCGCGCGAACCAGCCGGCCTTCGACCACGTCGCCGAGGAGGTCGAGGCCGGCCTCGAACGCGAGTGGGTGCGCCGCTGCCTGGACCGCCTCACCGCCCTGCAGCGCCAGTCCGTCACCCTCGCCTACTACGACGGCTACACGTACCGTGAAGTGGCCGAGCGGCTCTCCCTGCCGCTGGGCACGGTCAAGACCCGGATGCGCGACGGACTCACCCAGCTGCGCAAGTGCCTGGGAGGCGCCGCGTGA
- a CDS encoding anti-sigma factor: MSFTDRLLRRADLHSLAAPYALDALEPAERLRFEKHLKTCDSCAAEVRALSEDAVRLAWSTAAPAPAAMRDRVLAAVRTTPQESAGWESARARAPQLPPHVWGTQPPPRSRAPRSRPLLVPFATATAAAALVVASLFAVQADKTQDQLDAQRARASEIANVLAAPDARAAAGEDAQGRTIGVIASASAGRAVVTLSGYGELSSGRVHQLWLMRPDEQPRSLGLFDGDTPLVASGLDKSATSLAVTVEPDGGSPQPTSQPVVQLALKSVGFGE; encoded by the coding sequence GTGAGTTTCACCGACCGACTGCTCCGGCGCGCGGACCTGCACTCCCTCGCCGCCCCTTACGCCCTCGACGCCCTGGAACCCGCCGAGCGGCTCCGCTTCGAGAAGCACCTCAAGACCTGCGACAGCTGCGCCGCCGAGGTGCGGGCGCTGTCCGAGGACGCCGTCCGCCTCGCCTGGTCGACGGCCGCCCCGGCGCCGGCCGCGATGCGCGACCGGGTCCTGGCCGCCGTACGCACGACTCCGCAGGAGTCCGCCGGGTGGGAGTCGGCACGCGCGCGTGCGCCCCAGCTGCCGCCGCACGTGTGGGGCACCCAGCCGCCGCCGCGCAGCCGGGCGCCCAGGTCGCGCCCCCTGCTGGTGCCGTTCGCCACCGCCACGGCCGCCGCGGCGCTCGTCGTCGCCTCCCTCTTCGCCGTCCAGGCCGACAAGACGCAGGATCAGCTGGACGCGCAGCGAGCCCGGGCAAGTGAGATCGCTAACGTTCTGGCGGCACCCGACGCCCGGGCGGCCGCCGGCGAGGACGCGCAGGGGCGGACAATCGGAGTGATTGCCTCCGCATCGGCGGGGCGTGCCGTCGTCACTCTGAGCGGATACGGCGAGCTGTCGAGCGGCCGAGTGCACCAGCTCTGGCTTATGCGCCCCGATGAGCAACCGCGCTCCCTGGGGCTCTTCGACGGCGACACGCCCTTGGTCGCGTCCGGTCTCGACAAGTCCGCGACGTCACTGGCTGTGACCGTCGAGCCTGACGGAGGCTCACCGCAACCCACCAGCCAGCCGGTTGTCCAACTCGCCCTGAAATCGGTTGGATTCGGAGAGTAA